From a single Lolium rigidum isolate FL_2022 chromosome 7, APGP_CSIRO_Lrig_0.1, whole genome shotgun sequence genomic region:
- the LOC124672774 gene encoding histone deacetylase 5-like, which translates to MAAAAAAASGSVPAAPRVGLLYDNRMCAHATPDGEDHPENPERLRAIWRKLAAEGIASRCQVLEAKEANESHIASVHTQDHIKLMRDISSKEYDSSRDDIAKGFNSIYFNEGSSESAFLAAGSVIEVSEKVAAGELNSAIALVRPPGHHAEHDAAMGFCLFNNVAVAANYLLNERPDLCIKKILIVDWDVHHGNGTQKMFYDDPRVLFFSVHRFDFGSFYPSQGDASHCFIGEGAGQGYNINVPWEHGKCGDADYVAVWDHILLPIAEAFDPDIILVSAGFDAALGDPLGGCCITPNGYALLLTKLLGFANGRVVMALEGGYNLKSIANSVCACAKVLLGDKFAFNAREKRPFESTWRVIKMVRDELKTYWPVLSSKLPKNVPLRSAPLYIEPYASSGSESDVEDVDELPDAVSSVDIVQVVDDGLSERITMLKLDQDNVATKNTSSCTTVEQSPTDSVQAQNDGSVVAPTRIYDLSFTWRSALSKVYVWYASFGSNMWTPRFLCYIEGGKVDGMSISCFGSHDTSPPRGTMWKNVPHRLFFGRSSTPCWGTGGVAFLNPEINYNDKSYICMYKITLEQFNDVLFQENRLVDSSEDGKNEFPDSPLIGLSEMESISSNKALHLESIKDSWYSNVVHLGEEDGLPILTMTCPSTDVARHKSGELPLAPPSETYSATLIKGLVEGKQLDTKEAANYINDAAARGL; encoded by the exons atggcggcggcggcggcggcggcgtcgggttCGGTCCCTGCGGCGCCCAGGGTGGGGCTGCTCTACGACAACCGGATGTGCGCGCACGCGACGCCCGACGGGGAGGACCACCCGGAGAACCCCGAGCGGCTGCGGGCCATCTGGCGCAAGCTCGCCGCCGAGGGCATCGCATCCAG GTGTCAGGTCCTGGAGGCGAAGGAAGCCAATGAGAGCCACATAGCCTCTGTCCACACCCAGGACCACATAAAGCTGATGAGGGATATCAGCTCAAAGGAGTACGATTCCAGCCGAGATGATATCGCAAAGGGATTCAACTCTATTTACTTCAACGAGGGCTCCTCAGAGTCCGCTTTCCTCGCAGCTGGTTCTGTTATAGAG GTTTCTGAGAAGGTTGCGGCTGGTGAGCTGAATTCTGCTATTGCTCTAGTCAGGCCCCCAGGCCACCATGCTGAACATGATGCGGCAATGGGGTTTTGTCTCTTCAATAATGTGGCTGTTGCAGCTAATTATCTCTTAAATGAGAGG CCTGACTTATGTATCAAAAAGATACTAATCGTCGATTGGGATGTTCATCACGGGAATGGCACACAGAAGATGTTCTATGATGACCCTCGTGTGTTGTTCTTTTCAGTTCACAG ATTTGATTTTGGAAGCTTCTACCCTTCTCAAGGGGATGCATCTCACTGCTTCATTGGGGAAGGAGCTGGTCAAGGGTACAACATTAATGTGCCTTGGGAGCATGGTAAATGTGGTGATGCAGATTATGTCGCTGTATGGGACCATATACTGCTTCCTATTGCAGAAGCATTTGATCCTGATATAATATTAGTGTCTGCTGGATTTGATGCAG CCCTGGGTGATCCTCTTGGTGGTTGCTGTATCACTCCAAATGGATATGCACTGCTATTAACAAAG CTGCTGGGTTTTGCAAACGGAAGGGTGGTGATGGCTCTTGAAGGAGGTTATAACCTTAAGTCCATAGCAAACTCAGTTTGTGCTTGTGCAAAAGTTTTGCTGGGAGATAAGTTTGCATTTAACGCTCGAGAGAAGCGACCATTTGAATCTACGTGGAGAGTTATAAAAATG GTACGTGATGAATTAAAGACATACTGGCCTGTTTTGAGCAGTAAGCTTCCGAAGAATGTACCTTTGAGGAGTGCGCCCTTGTATATCGAG CCGTACGCTTCCTCTGGTTCTGAGTCTGATGTTGAAGATGTTGATGAGCTTCCTGATGCTGTTTCCTCTGTTGATATTGTTCAAGTTGTTGATGATGGTTTAAGTGAACGCATCACAATGTTGAAACTTGACCAAGATAATGTTGCAACAAAGAACACCTCAAGCTGCACAACAGTTGAACAAAGTCCAACTGATTCAGTTCAAGCGCAAAATGATGGATCTGTGGTGGCGCCTACAAGAATATATGATCTCTCATTTACTTGGAGATCAGCATTGTCAAAAGTTTATGTTTGGTATGCTAGCTTTGGTTCAAACATGTGGACACCAAGGTTCTTGTGCTACATTGAAGGTGGGAAG GTGGATGGTATGAGTATATCATGTTTTGGATCACATGACACAAGCCCACCAAGGGGTACCATGTGGAAGAATGTGCCTCACAGATTGTTTTTTGGGAGATCCTCTACCCCCTGCTGGGGTACTGGTGGTGTTGCTTTCCTCAACCCTGAGATAAACTACAATGATAAGTCATACATCTGCATGTACAAAATAAC gctTGAGCAATTCAATGATGTATTGTTTCAAGAGAATCGTTTAGTGGATAGCAGCGAAGATGGAAAAAATGAGTTTCCGGACTCTCCTTTGATTGGCTTGTCGGAAATGGAGTCTATCTCTTCAAACAAAGCTCTTCATCTTGAATCTATCAAG GATAGCTGGTATTCCAATGTAGTTCATCTTGGAGAGGAGGATGGTCTTCCAATTCTAACTATGAC ATGCCCCTCAACAGATGTTGCGCGGCACAAATCCGGCGAGCTGCCGTTAGCTCCTCCATCTGAGACCTACTCCGCCACTCTGATCAAGGGACTCGTGGAAGGGAAGCAGCTGGACACGAAGGAAGCTGCCAATTACATCAACGATGCTGCCGCAAGAGGCCTGTGA